The genomic window ACACCTAAACCAGAGACAAGTAAACCGGTTGAAAAAGAAAAGCCAGCAGATAAAAAGCCTATCAAAAAGTTTTCGCAGGCAAGTGTTTCCTTGCTTGTTCCCTTTAAACTGGATGAGCTGAATTTAAAAACAGCAACAAAGGCCGATATCGAAAAATATGCTATGCCTATCGATTTTTATCAGGGCTTTAAATTGGGATTGGATTCTGCCGCGGCGCAGGGCTTAAATTTTAAGCTCAATGTTTTCGATACGCAGGATGATAATGCGCATATATCGGTATTGTACAAAAATGAACGTTTTAAACAAAGCAATTTAATTATTGGCCCTGTTTTTCCTGCTGGATTAAAGTTTATCTCCAATTATGCCAAGGAAAATAATGCAATCATCGTGTCTCCTTTGGCCGCTTCTGAACCTGCTGAATTTAACAATCCAAATCTGGTGTCTATTGTAAATAATATTGGTTTACATGGAAAAAAGATAGCCACATACATTGCTAAAAATTATAATCCTGCCAATACGATAGTGGTACTGATTAACCCTAAGAAAACAGAAGACGAACAGTTTGCAGCACCAATAAGGAATTATTTTCAAGCCAATACCAAGTTTGTGGTACAGGAGTATGCTTCGGCCTATGCGTTTGAAACAAAAATGATCAAAGGCAAAGAATATGCAGTAGTGCTTACCTCATCAGACAGGGCTTTTGTATTGCCAACAGTAGAAAAACTGTATAAATTAAAGCATCTGGCCACAGGTGGTTATAGTATTAATCTATTTGGTCATCCTAATTGGGTAAAACAGAATTATCCTACCGATAAATTACAAGATCTAAATACCATTATCAGCTCCTCTTATAAAATAGATTACAAAAATAGTACAGTTGTTGCCTTTATTAAAAAATACCGCTACAGGTATGGCTTTGAGCCTGGAGAATACGCCTTTAAGGGCTTTGATGTTGGCTATTACTTCGGTAAACTGTTAACTACTTATGGCGAGGATTATAGAGATTATCTGGTAAAAGATAAATATAAAGGGCTCCATAATAACTTTTCATTTATCCATGATGAAAAATTAGGCTATATTAACACCAGTTTAATGTTACTGAAGTTTAAAAACTTTGCGTTAAACATAGTTGAGTAATTCTATAATTTTTTCTTCCATTTTAATTATTGCATGAGAGCAGATCATCAGTTAAGAGCCTTTGAACAGATTTTGAGTAATTATGATGGAAGTTTGCCCTTGCATCGTTTTCTACCAACCTATTTTAAGCAGCATAAGCAAATGGGTTCATCCGATAGGAGATGGGCTACACGTCATATGTATAGCTTTTTTAGATTAGGTAAGGCTTTATCGGCACTTCCACAGGAAGAACGTTTGAGCATTGCCGATTTCTTGTGCCACGATACACTTAGCCTTATTGTAGAGAAAAATCTGCCTGAATTAAAGGAAAGTATTATACTGCCGCTGGAAGAAAAAATATCCATCATTAAAACTAGGTATCCGGATTTTGATTTGCAGGAGGTATATCCGTTTCATGCAAATCTATCTGAGGGATTAGACCGGGAAGCGTTTTGTACCTCATTCTTTAAACAGCCAGATCTGTTTATCAGGGTAGGAGGCGAAGAATCTGCAAGTATTGTCTCCAAATTAGAAGATGAAAACATTGCAGTTAGAGCAATTTCTGATACTGCTCTGGCTTTGCCCAATGGAACCAAGTTAGAAACCATATTAAAAGAAGGTAGTTATCAGGTTCAGGATTTATCTTCTCAGCATACGGGCAATTATTTTAAACCGAACAAATGGGACAAATGGTGGGATTGCTGCGCGGCATCTGGTGGGAAAACATTGCTGTTGCATAGTTTGGAGCCTGTGATCGAACTGTTGGTTTCTGATCTGAGAGAAAGTGTACTCCTAAATTTAGATGAACGTTTCCGCTTAGCCGGGATCAAAAAGTACCATAAAAAGGAGCTGGATCTTTTACAGAACAACGATCAGGTTTTACACCACTATCAATTTGATGGGATCATTTTGGATGCGCCCTGCACGGGTTCCGGAACATGGGGCAGAACACCCGAAATGCTTACATTTTTCGAAGAACGGAAAATTAATCAATTTGCCAGCATCCAGAAGGGGATTGTCCAAAATATTGTAAAGTATTTAAAGCCAGGTAAGCCTTTAGTTTATATTACCTGCTCTGCCTTTGCCGAAGAAAATGAAGCCATTGTTCAGTATATGATTGATCAGTTGCCATTAGAACTGGAAAAAATGGAACTGATAAAAGGTTATGAAAACAATGCCGATACGATGTTTGTGGCTAGGTTGATTAAGAAGAGCCAGGATTAATCACTCGGTTCGTCACCCTGAATTTATTTCAGGGTCTTAAAATAGATGCTGAAATAAATTCAGCATGACGATCGTTTTTAGAGACGCTAAGTATGTTCAAACCAGGATTTGAAATTCTTTTTGAAATATTTCACCGCTTCGATTAAAACGGCTATTGCTCCAATAATTAAGGTATATTCTTCAAAGCTGTTCATGGTGTAAGCTTTATGTTTTAGATGAATATACGCAATTATTGTTACAGATTGATTGAGGGATTGTCATTTAATAGCGTGATCGTCATTGCGAGGCACGAAGCAATCCTACAACTATAGCAGGTAGCGATCGCTTTAAGATTGCTTCGTCGTTCCTCCTCGCAATGACGACCTAGCGTTTTAAAAACGAAGCTACGCCTTCAATCCTTAAAGCCCAGTATTATTTCTGAACAATTTAATCGCTATAGCCAATAAAATTACCCCAAAGGCTTTACGTAAGATGTTCAGACCCGATTTTCCGAAAAGTTTTTCCAGTCTATTGGTATTTTTCAATACAAAGTATACAAACAGCATATTGAGTATAATACCTACCAATATATTCTGGGTATGGTATTCTGTTTTTAGTGAAAGTAGGGTAGTCATTGTTCCTGCTCCGGCAATTAAAGGGAAGGCCAACGGAACGATGGAGACTGTTTCTGGCGCTTCTTCTTTAAAAATTGTTAATCCCAATACCATTTCCATGGCGATAAAAAAGATCACGAAAGAACCCGCAATAGCGAAAGATTCTACATCTAATCCGATTACTTTTAATAACGATTCACCGACAAATAAAAAGAGGATCATTAAGCCTGTAGCCACAAGCGATGCTTTTTCTGACTCGATATGACCTGCTTTTCTACGTAATTCGATTACAACGGGAATAGCTCCCAAAATATCGATAATAGCGAAGAGCACCATCGTTGTAGATAGGATCTGGCTTAAGTTGAACGTCATAAAATCGAATTTCATAGCGGCGCAATTTTAAGCAAAGGTAGCGGAATTTGTATCAATTCCTCAATTGTCAGTTATTTATTAGAAATAGAACTGTGTTCTTAAGGTGAGCACATTGTCTTTTCTATCTGCGGTATAACCCTGAATTTGGGTCGATTCGTTTTTAATGATATCATAATAAAGCACTGCTTTAAAATGTGGGTTAAAGTGGTGTAAAAAACCAAAGCCAAAAGTATCGAAGCGGACATCTGCTGGAGAAAGCCCCTGGGCGCTTGAAATATCAAGCCCTTTTACCTTTGAATTTGGATCATACCAATCGTATTTTAAAATAAGCTGATTGTCGGTGCTATTCAAGGTTTGTACAAACGTAAAGTAAGCACCATTGAAGGTTCGGGTATAATAAGGAAGGGCAACCGATTTATTATCAACAGGATAAGAGCCAGGTGTGGTTGAGGTGGTGGATGTGCCTGTTTGCAGGCCTGATACGACTTCTGCTCTTAACTCAGATTTCCAGCTTTTGGTTTTTGTAGCCAGCTGAATATCGGCGCCATAATATCTCCGTGGGGCAACCTTATTGATGGTATTGGCCGACGAATCCTTCATCATTTTCCATTGATCATTGATTCTATCCATCTTATAACTTACGGGTAAGCGGTGATTTAACCCGCCTTGTAGCGTACTTATACCGCCAGCAATGGTAAATTTATTAAATGCATAAGATTTATGGCTTAACCTGAAGATAAAATCTTTACTATTATCAAATTCTCCAGCGCCAGCTAAACCCTGGCCGTTGTAAATGCCAAAATCGAATACAAAGTTTTTAAGTCTGGCATCTTTCCATCGGGGGTTTAAGGTAAAAGTAACCCCCAGATCGCGTTCTGTTTTCATTAAAATCTGCGACATCCGGCCGCGCTCCGGTGCTTCCCTTACCGAAGAAGATAATTGCAGTTCGTTCCCAAACGGACGGCCTGAAAGCCCTAAAGTAACCGCCAGTATTTTCCATTTATTTTCGTAATAACGTCCCCAAAAATCACGAATGGCAACACCTTGTTCCGTACCATCAAACTGGAGTACAAAATAAGTAGAAGGACTGCCATCATCTGTTAACATCATATAATCAGCCCTTAAACGACCCCTTCTTAACCTAAACCGGTTATTGGTAAACTCCCCAAAGTTTCCGCCCTGATATTCTGCTTGTGCACCATTTGCTTGCGCCACCTGGAATTGAGGCTGCAGGTATCCGCTAAAAGATAATGAACCATATTTCTTAGAGATGATGAGCAAATGGTTAACCGTTGTAGAATCCATTACATCGTTAATTGTTCTCTGTGCATATCCTGAAGCAGAAATGATTAGCAAAACAACAGTTAAGTAGAAGTAAACGATCTTAAATTTGGCAAAATAGCGGTACATGTTATCGATTTTTTGCAAAGGTAGTTTTATTAACAATTATTTAACATAAAAAAGCCCCGACTTTTCGGTCGAGGCTTTAATTTTTTTTTATGATTTAGCTATTATAACTCGGGTTTTGGTGGATCTACTGCGCCAACCACCTTTCCTTTGTTTCTTAATACTGAATTTCCTTTACCATAGAAGAAATAAATCGCTATACCAAGCGCCATCCAAATGGCTAACCTGATCCAGGCTTCAAGAGGTAATGATGACATCAAATAAACGCAAACGATCACACCCATAATTGGAACGAAAGGCACCAATGGTGTTTTGAATGGACGAGGCCTGTCTGGATCGGTTTTACGCAACAACATTACACCGATACATACCAGTGAGAAAGCGAATAACGTACCTATGGATACCATATGGCCCAAATCTGTAACGGGAACGAAACCTGCAAATACGCTTACAAACAGCATGAAAAATATGTTGGTCTTGAAAGGTGTTCTGAACTTAGCGTGGATAGTGCTGAAAAATTTAGGTAATAACCCATCTTTAGACATCGTATAAAATACTCTTGATTGTCCCATCAACATTACCAATATTACAGAGGTGTAACCCGCTAAAATGGCAATAATTAAACCCATTTGTAACCAGCCATAACCTGTAACTTTAAATGCTGTAGCAGCTGGAGAAGCATCACCTTTAAAAACGGTGAAAGGTACTAAACCAGTCATTACGTGAGCAAATAATACATAAAGTATAGTACATACAACCAACGAGCCCAATATACCAATTGGCATACCTTTTTGTGGGTTTTTAGCTTCCTGGGCTGCAGTAGAAACGGCATCAAAACCGATGAATGCAAAGAATACCAATGCTGCTCCAGCTGCGATACCCGAAATGCCGAACTCTCCTTTAACACCAGTGTTTGCAGGGATATAAGGGGTATGGTTTGCCGGGTTGATAAATTTCCATCCCAATGCAATGAAAATGATTACTACTGCTACTTTAACAATTACTAAAACGTTGTTAAGGCTTGCAGATTCTTTTGTACCGCGGATTAACATCAACGAAAGTAGAGAAACAATTACTACAGCAGGTAGATTGATTCCGCCGCCATCTACTTCTGCAAATGATTTAGTTAAGTAGAGCGGCATTTCCATGCCAAACTCGTGTAGTAGTTTATTAAAATATCCAGACCATGAAACACCAACGGTTGCAGCTCCTAATGCATATTCTAGCACTAAATCCCATCCAATAACCCAGGCCATAAACTCGCCCATGGTAGCGTAAGAATAAGTGTAAGCACTTCCTGCTACAGGGATCATTGATGCAAATTCGGCATAACATAATCCTGCAAAAGCACAGCCTACAGCTGCCAATACAAATGATAAGGTTACAGCAGGTCCGGCGTGGTCAGCGGCAGCAATACCTGTTAAAGAGAATAAGCCCGCACCAATAATAGCTCCAATGCCCAATGCAACAAGGCTTGTACTACTCAGTGTCCGTTTCAGCGTGCCTTCACCGCTTTCAGCAGATTCTGCTATAAGCACATCAATAGGCTTTTTTAGATTCATAAGTTGTTTAGTCTTTTATGTTTGTTGATTTTTATGATAATAAGCGGTAAACCTAAATAAAAATTACCAAAAAGAAAAAGGGATTCTGTTAAAAATCCCCCTTTCAGTTGTATTATATCTGTGATTTTAGAACTAACGCGTTAAAGTGTCGGTAGTATTTGTTAAAGTATCCGTAATTATGTTACCCAAACTATCGGTTTTTTGCTCAATTCTGATTTCTTTTCGAACTTCTTGCTTATGTTCGCTGGCAATTGCCTTAACTGCGATGTATGGAGCAATAACCAATGAAACAATAGACATTAATTTGATTAAAATGTTCATTGAAGGGCCCGAAGTATCTTTAAAAGGATCGCCTACAGTATCTCCGGTTACCGAAGCCTTATGTGGTTCTGATTTTTTGTAGTGCATTTCTCCATTGATCATTACACCTTGCTCGAAAGATTTTTTGGCGTTATCCCATGCACCGCCTGCATTGCTTTGAAAAATTCCCATCAATACACCGGTAACAGTTACACCGGCCAATAATCCACCTAAAACTTCGGGGCCAAAAGTAAAACCAATAATTATCGGTGTGATTAAGGCGATAGCACCAGGCATCATCATTTCGCGGATAGATGCTTTTGTTGAAATGGCTACACATTTTTCGTACTCTGGTTTGGCTTTGTACTCCATAATGCCAGGAATTTCCCTAAACTGGCGACGAACTTCCTGAACCATATCCATTGCCGCTTTACCCACCGCCTGGATACAAAGCGCCGAAAAGATAAAAGGGATCATGCCACCAACAAATAATCCGGCAAGCACGGGTGCCTTATATATATCAATGGCAGTAATACCGGCAATACCTACAAAAGCAGCAAATAAAGCTAAAGAGGTTAAGGCTGCAGATGCAATGGCAAATCCTTTACCAGTTGCTGCAGTCGTATTTCCAACGGCGTCTAAATTATCGGTACGTTCGCGTACTTCAGGAGGTAACTGACTCATTTCGGCAATACCACCTGCATTATCCGCAATTGGTCCGAAAGCATCAATTGCCAATTGCATAGCCGTAGTAGCCATCATACCTGCCGCTGCAATGGCTACACCATATAGGCCCGCAAAGTGGTACGATAACATAATCCCTCCTGCTAAAACCAAAATTGGAATAACTGTAGATTTCATTCCGACTGCTAAACCTGCAATAATATTGGTGGCATGTCCCGTTGATGATTGTTGGATAATAGAATTTACAGGGCCTTTGCCCATTGCGGTAAAATATTCGGTAACAATACTCATAATGGTACCCACAACTAAACCAACAATAATGGCGTAAAACACATTTATGCTCGAAAATTCATAACCACGTAGGTTTAGGGTTTCTGGCAACATCCATTTTACGATAAAGAACGAAGCAACTGCGGTAATCAAAATCGATGACCAGTTGCCTAAGTTTAAAGCTGTCTGGACATTTGATTTATCATCTTTAATGGTTACAAACCAAGTGCCTACAATCGAGAATAAAATACCCAATCCGCAGATTACCATAGGCAAAAGGATAGGAGACATGCCGCCAAATTTATCTGTTACGGTAATTTCTTGTCCTAAAACCATAGTGGCCAGTATGGTTGCTACATAAGAACCGAATAAATCGGCACCCATACCTGCAACATCACCTACATTATCGCCTACGTTATCGGCAATGGTTGCTGGGTTACGCACATCATCTTCCGGAATTCCCGCCTCAACCTTACCCACTAAATCGGCACCAACATCAGCAGCTTTGGTATAAATACCACCACCTACACGGGCAAATAAGGCAATAGATTCGGCACCCAAAGAAAATCCGGTTAAAACCTCAATAGCAGTTCTCATTTCTACACTATTGGCACTGGTTACATGAAATACCTGTAAAAAAACAATAAATAAGCCGCCTAAACCTAAAACAGCAAGACCAGCAACCCCTAAGCCCATTACGGTACCGCCAGTAAACGAAACTTTTAATGCTTGTTTTAAACTTGTTCTAGCAGCCTGTGTGGTTCTAACATTCGCTTTAGTGGCCGATTTCATTCCGATATAACCCGCAGTTGCAGAAAATACCGCTCCAATAATAAAAGAGATAGAGATAATCCAGCTCGAATGCATCGGAACACCTTTAATTTCGGTAATTGTTCCGGAGTAAGCTAAAAGTGCTGCTGTAAAAACAGCAAAAATGCTCAATACCCTCCATTCGGCTTTTAAAAAGGCCATAGCACCATCAGCTATATAGCCTGCAAGTTCCTGCATGTTTTTATCACCTGCATCTTGCTTGTTTACCCAGGCGCTTTTAATCATCATAACTATAATCCCAACAAGGCCCAGCGCCGGAATACAGTAAATTAAATTGTTTTGTAAAAAATCCATAGTTAATAATTAATTTATATTTGGTTAGTTGTTTACATTGTTGTTTAACTGGTGAACTGTTTAAATCGGCTAATTGTTTAAATTGTTTTATAGACTCCAGGCAACCGCTCTAAACTCCAAACTTATTTAATCCGTTAATCTACTGTGGACTTCGGACTCCAGACTTCGGACTTATAAGTAGCAAGTTAATAAAATATTTTTCTTGTGATTAAAATTTTCACGACAGAGGCGAATAAATTTTTCATCCTTAAAATAATACAACAGAACAGCATCCTATTTTCTTTTTTTTAAATAAATTAGCTCCCAAACTAAACTCAACTAAAAATGAAAATTGAAAAGGAAGATGGGCCTTCTAAAAGAAAATTAAGCCTTTTTGATGCCACCATGCTGGTAATGGGTTCGATGATCGGAAGCGGGATCTTTATTGTTAGTGCGGACATCATGCGGAACTTAGGTTCTGGTTATTGGTTGATTGTGGTTTGGGTGATCACTGGCTTGATGACAGTTGCCGCTGCAATTTCTTATGGAGAACTTTCTTCCATGTTCCCTAAAGCCGGTGGGCAATACACCTACCTTAAAGAGATTTTTGGTAAAATGATGGGGTTTCTTTATGGTTGGGGCTTATTTACCGTAATTCAAACCGGCACTATTGCAGCTGTTGCTGTTGCTTTTGGTAAATTTACAGCTTATCTAATACCAGCTTTAAATGATGCTGCCCCAATTTTTCAAAGCGGCGGTTATAAAATAACCTGGATCCAGATTTTGGCCATCGGCGTGATTTTGCTTTTAACCTATATTAATACAAAAGGTGTTGAAGGTGGTAAAATTTTGCAGAACATTTTTACTGGGTCTAAAATTGTCGCTTTAATCGGCTTGATTATTTTAGGCTTTCTTCTGGTGAAAAACAGTTTTTGGGCCGGAAATATGAGCTTTGGCTGGGATGCTTTCAATAATCTTAAAACAGATCCGAGCGGCAATTTTCTGAAATCGGGATGGGAATCCATTTCCGGAATGGCAATAATGGGGGG from Flavobacterium sp. W4I14 includes these protein-coding regions:
- a CDS encoding ABC-type branched-subunit amino acid transport system substrate-binding protein (product_source=COG0683; cog=COG0683; superfamily=53822) is translated as MIYKKVYWLPVLFMLILGACSPKVRTPKPETSKPVEKEKPADKKPIKKFSQASVSLLVPFKLDELNLKTATKADIEKYAMPIDFYQGFKLGLDSAAAQGLNFKLNVFDTQDDNAHISVLYKNERFKQSNLIIGPVFPAGLKFISNYAKENNAIIVSPLAASEPAEFNNPNLVSIVNNIGLHGKKIATYIAKNYNPANTIVVLINPKKTEDEQFAAPIRNYFQANTKFVVQEYASAYAFETKMIKGKEYAVVLTSSDRAFVLPTVEKLYKLKHLATGGYSINLFGHPNWVKQNYPTDKLQDLNTIISSSYKIDYKNSTVVAFIKKYRYRYGFEPGEYAFKGFDVGYYFGKLLTTYGEDYRDYLVKDKYKGLHNNFSFIHDEKLGYINTSLMLLKFKNFALNIVE
- a CDS encoding 16S rRNA (cytosine967-C5)-methyltransferase (product_source=KO:K03500; cath_funfam=3.40.50.150; cog=COG0144; ko=KO:K03500; pfam=PF01189; superfamily=53335), whose product is MRADHQLRAFEQILSNYDGSLPLHRFLPTYFKQHKQMGSSDRRWATRHMYSFFRLGKALSALPQEERLSIADFLCHDTLSLIVEKNLPELKESIILPLEEKISIIKTRYPDFDLQEVYPFHANLSEGLDREAFCTSFFKQPDLFIRVGGEESASIVSKLEDENIAVRAISDTALALPNGTKLETILKEGSYQVQDLSSQHTGNYFKPNKWDKWWDCCAASGGKTLLLHSLEPVIELLVSDLRESVLLNLDERFRLAGIKKYHKKELDLLQNNDQVLHHYQFDGIILDAPCTGSGTWGRTPEMLTFFEERKINQFASIQKGIVQNIVKYLKPGKPLVYITCSAFAEENEAIVQYMIDQLPLELEKMELIKGYENNADTMFVARLIKKSQD
- a CDS encoding Flp pilus assembly pilin Flp (product_source=COG3847; cog=COG3847; transmembrane_helix_parts=Inside_1_6,TMhelix_7_24,Outside_25_35), translating into MNSFEEYTLIIGAIAVLIEAVKYFKKNFKSWFEHT
- a CDS encoding multiple antibiotic resistance protein (product_source=KO:K05595; cog=COG2095; ko=KO:K05595; pfam=PF01914; tigrfam=TIGR00427; transmembrane_helix_parts=Inside_1_12,TMhelix_13_35,Outside_36_49,TMhelix_50_72,Inside_73_76,TMhelix_77_99,Outside_100_108,TMhelix_109_129,Inside_130_135,TMhelix_136_153,Outside_154_167,TMhelix_168_187,Inside_188_193), which gives rise to MKFDFMTFNLSQILSTTMVLFAIIDILGAIPVVIELRRKAGHIESEKASLVATGLMILFLFVGESLLKVIGLDVESFAIAGSFVIFFIAMEMVLGLTIFKEEAPETVSIVPLAFPLIAGAGTMTTLLSLKTEYHTQNILVGIILNMLFVYFVLKNTNRLEKLFGKSGLNILRKAFGVILLAIAIKLFRNNTGL
- a CDS encoding hypothetical protein (product_source=Hypo-rule applied; superfamily=56935; transmembrane_helix_parts=Inside_1_15,TMhelix_16_35,Outside_36_449), with amino-acid sequence MQKIDNMYRYFAKFKIVYFYLTVVLLIISASGYAQRTINDVMDSTTVNHLLIISKKYGSLSFSGYLQPQFQVAQANGAQAEYQGGNFGEFTNNRFRLRRGRLRADYMMLTDDGSPSTYFVLQFDGTEQGVAIRDFWGRYYENKWKILAVTLGLSGRPFGNELQLSSSVREAPERGRMSQILMKTERDLGVTFTLNPRWKDARLKNFVFDFGIYNGQGLAGAGEFDNSKDFIFRLSHKSYAFNKFTIAGGISTLQGGLNHRLPVSYKMDRINDQWKMMKDSSANTINKVAPRRYYGADIQLATKTKSWKSELRAEVVSGLQTGTSTTSTTPGSYPVDNKSVALPYYTRTFNGAYFTFVQTLNSTDNQLILKYDWYDPNSKVKGLDISSAQGLSPADVRFDTFGFGFLHHFNPHFKAVLYYDIIKNESTQIQGYTADRKDNVLTLRTQFYF
- a CDS encoding APA family basic amino acid/polyamine antiporter (product_source=KO:K03294; cog=COG0531; ko=KO:K03294; pfam=PF13520; superfamily=49464; tigrfam=TIGR00909; transmembrane_helix_parts=Inside_1_30,TMhelix_31_53,Outside_54_58,TMhelix_59_81,Inside_82_101,TMhelix_102_124,Outside_125_153,TMhelix_154_173,Inside_174_179,TMhelix_180_202,Outside_203_223,TMhelix_224_243,Inside_244_263,TMhelix_264_286,Outside_287_307,TMhelix_308_330,Inside_331_362,TMhelix_363_380,Outside_381_383,TMhelix_384_406,Inside_407_418,TMhelix_419_438,Outside_439_442,TMhelix_443_462,Inside_463_485), which translates into the protein MNLKKPIDVLIAESAESGEGTLKRTLSSTSLVALGIGAIIGAGLFSLTGIAAADHAGPAVTLSFVLAAVGCAFAGLCYAEFASMIPVAGSAYTYSYATMGEFMAWVIGWDLVLEYALGAATVGVSWSGYFNKLLHEFGMEMPLYLTKSFAEVDGGGINLPAVVIVSLLSLMLIRGTKESASLNNVLVIVKVAVVIIFIALGWKFINPANHTPYIPANTGVKGEFGISGIAAGAALVFFAFIGFDAVSTAAQEAKNPQKGMPIGILGSLVVCTILYVLFAHVMTGLVPFTVFKGDASPAATAFKVTGYGWLQMGLIIAILAGYTSVILVMLMGQSRVFYTMSKDGLLPKFFSTIHAKFRTPFKTNIFFMLFVSVFAGFVPVTDLGHMVSIGTLFAFSLVCIGVMLLRKTDPDRPRPFKTPLVPFVPIMGVIVCVYLMSSLPLEAWIRLAIWMALGIAIYFFYGKGNSVLRNKGKVVGAVDPPKPEL
- a CDS encoding K(+)-stimulated pyrophosphate-energized sodium pump (product_source=KO:K15987; cog=COG3808; ko=KO:K15987; pfam=PF03030; tigrfam=TIGR01104; transmembrane_helix_parts=Outside_1_9,TMhelix_10_30,Inside_31_60,TMhelix_61_80,Outside_81_89,TMhelix_90_112,Inside_113_144,TMhelix_145_167,Outside_168_244,TMhelix_245_267,Inside_268_279,TMhelix_280_302,Outside_303_316,TMhelix_317_339,Inside_340_350,TMhelix_351_373,Outside_374_398,TMhelix_399_421,Inside_422_427,TMhelix_428_450,Outside_451_492,TMhelix_493_515,Inside_516_526,TMhelix_527_549,Outside_550_592,TMhelix_593_612,Inside_613_618,TMhelix_619_641,Outside_642_688,TMhelix_689_711,Inside_712_748), whose protein sequence is MDFLQNNLIYCIPALGLVGIIVMMIKSAWVNKQDAGDKNMQELAGYIADGAMAFLKAEWRVLSIFAVFTAALLAYSGTITEIKGVPMHSSWIISISFIIGAVFSATAGYIGMKSATKANVRTTQAARTSLKQALKVSFTGGTVMGLGVAGLAVLGLGGLFIVFLQVFHVTSANSVEMRTAIEVLTGFSLGAESIALFARVGGGIYTKAADVGADLVGKVEAGIPEDDVRNPATIADNVGDNVGDVAGMGADLFGSYVATILATMVLGQEITVTDKFGGMSPILLPMVICGLGILFSIVGTWFVTIKDDKSNVQTALNLGNWSSILITAVASFFIVKWMLPETLNLRGYEFSSINVFYAIIVGLVVGTIMSIVTEYFTAMGKGPVNSIIQQSSTGHATNIIAGLAVGMKSTVIPILVLAGGIMLSYHFAGLYGVAIAAAGMMATTAMQLAIDAFGPIADNAGGIAEMSQLPPEVRERTDNLDAVGNTTAATGKGFAIASAALTSLALFAAFVGIAGITAIDIYKAPVLAGLFVGGMIPFIFSALCIQAVGKAAMDMVQEVRRQFREIPGIMEYKAKPEYEKCVAISTKASIREMMMPGAIALITPIIIGFTFGPEVLGGLLAGVTVTGVLMGIFQSNAGGAWDNAKKSFEQGVMINGEMHYKKSEPHKASVTGDTVGDPFKDTSGPSMNILIKLMSIVSLVIAPYIAVKAIASEHKQEVRKEIRIEQKTDSLGNIITDTLTNTTDTLTR